The stretch of DNA TTACAAATATTGTATCTGATATTTTTCTTATATCTCCATCTATTGCATATATAGCTCCATTTATAAAGTCAAAAATTTCTTTTTGACATTGTTGTGCATTTCTACCTTCTTCTTTGTTATCTTTCATATTGGCAAAATTAACAACAACGATTTTTTTGTTTTTTAAACTGTCCACTATATTAGCAGCTTCAGAATACTCTTTAGGCTCATATATTATAACCTTTGTCTCTTTAGCTGTATACGCGTTCTCCATTTTTTTAATGTTGTCGCTATTAATAGACATAAATCTCGGTTTCAATGAAGGAGATGATTTTTCTTCTTCCATTTCTACATCGAAATCATCAACATTCTCCAAATCATCAACATCATAATCATTATCTGTAGTAAATACGTTTTTTAGCTTATCAAAAAGTCCCATCTTAGGCTCCTCCTTAAATATTTTTATTATATATTCTCTCTCCAAATATAAGCGTACCAAGTCTTACCATAGTTGCGCCTTCCTCAATAGCTATCTGATAGTCATTACTCATTCCCATAGATAATTCATCAAGTATGACACCGTTTATATTTTTTGAGTTAATTAATGACATAAGTTCTTTCATTTTTTTAAAATATATTCTTGTATTCTCTTTTTCCACTTCGTAAGGAGCCATTCCCATAAGTCCTTTGATTATAATGTTTTTATAATTTTCACTGACTTGTTTTACAAACTCAACCACGCTATTTTCATCTAAGCCGTGTTTTGATTCCTCTTTGGATATGTTGATTTGTATTAGGCACTGTATTGTAATGTCCTTATCTTTTGCTCTTTTGTCAATTTCCTTGGCAAGATCGACGGAATCTAATGAATGTATCAATTTGACCTTGTCTATGATGTGTTTAACCTTATTTTTCTGCAATGTACCAATCTGATGCCAATTATAAGACGGAAAAACCTCCGCTTTTCTCAAAAGCTCCTGAGGCTTATTCTCTCCAAAATCCATAATTCCAAAATCAGCAGCCTCTGCCACTTTATCAACATCTACTGTTTTACTTACAGCTATCAGCTTAACATCTTGATTGTATTTTGATTTTGATTTTGCCTCATTTATCAGATATGATATTTTTTCAAGATTTTCCTTTACTGTTTTTTCCATTGTCATCTTACCTTCTGACCGTCTTTGATGTCTTTTGGTGATAGTATTATCTCGTCATATAACTGCATCTTTGACGGTTCTTCAAAATCATCATATGAAAAACGTACTATTGTATTCTTATCGTCAGATAAAAGTATGTCACCTATTTTTGAAAATTTTGCAACTCCTACTTCATCTACGACATAAACACCTTTTTTACCGTCTGATTCTATTATAGAATCATTTGGAATAATTATTCCCTTTGCATAACTATATATTATTTTAACATTGTCTTTTCTTTTTTTCAAAAAATCATAATCCTCTGATTCCACTTTGAAAAGTCCGACAAATTTGCCATTTGCGTCTTTATAAAAATCATAGAAATATGCATTAAAAGTAATATCTCCTGCTATAACGCTGAGTTTAACATCTCTTCTTATAGATTCTACATCACTTTTTTCTATTTCAGTAGCCAAATAGTAATACTGGTTGTCTACTACATAACCTAATAAATTTCCTTTTTTTACAGAATTTCCATCTATCTCTTTTATATTATTGCTTGCAGAATTTATATCATTAACTGTGATTTTTTTTATATTGTCAAAAGAAAATTTATCTTCAAAGCCATCATAATAATATGATATAACGCCTGACTGCGCAGCTCTCAAATATATATTATTTGATGCAAGCTTGGACTCCAATTCTTTTTTTTGATTTAAAAGCGTTTGAATATCTGCATTTTCATACGAAGCAGTATCTTCCATAACATTTTTCTTTCCGATAAGTGATGCAAGCTCTGCCTTTAATTTAGCAATAGATTTAAAATCGCCATTTTTTATCTTTTCCTGTATATCCATGTATAGAAAATTTATATCATTTTGAAGTTTTCTATTTTCTGTTTCAATGGAATAATTTCCATTGTTATTTTGTATATCATCAATTTGTATATTAAGTCTTGTAAGTATAGCTATAT from Peptoanaerobacter stomatis encodes:
- a CDS encoding cell division protein SepF, which encodes MGLFDKLKNVFTTDNDYDVDDLENVDDFDVEMEEEKSSPSLKPRFMSINSDNIKKMENAYTAKETKVIIYEPKEYSEAANIVDSLKNKKIVVVNFANMKDNKEEGRNAQQCQKEIFDFINGAIYAIDGDIRKISDTIFVIAPPNVDIDSNINQEFEKKGRHRWSI
- a CDS encoding YggS family pyridoxal phosphate-dependent enzyme; its protein translation is MTMEKTVKENLEKISYLINEAKSKSKYNQDVKLIAVSKTVDVDKVAEAADFGIMDFGENKPQELLRKAEVFPSYNWHQIGTLQKNKVKHIIDKVKLIHSLDSVDLAKEIDKRAKDKDITIQCLIQINISKEESKHGLDENSVVEFVKQVSENYKNIIIKGLMGMAPYEVEKENTRIYFKKMKELMSLINSKNINGVILDELSMGMSNDYQIAIEEGATMVRLGTLIFGERIYNKNI
- a CDS encoding HlyD family efflux transporter periplasmic adaptor subunit; the encoded protein is MAIKKKKNKKKINLYILGSVLTVVAFIAYGIVYIQSEISKSIIQTKIADLGEMQKSITKDVVIIRKNVPIISGREGILTKFYNQGDRVPKDAVICKVQDSSSGENDIAILTRLNIQIDDIQNNNGNYSIETENRKLQNDINFLYMDIQEKIKNGDFKSIAKLKAELASLIGKKNVMEDTASYENADIQTLLNQKKELESKLASNNIYLRAAQSGVISYYYDGFEDKFSFDNIKKITVNDINSASNNIKEIDGNSVKKGNLLGYVVDNQYYYLATEIEKSDVESIRRDVKLSVIAGDITFNAYFYDFYKDANGKFVGLFKVESEDYDFLKKRKDNVKIIYSYAKGIIIPNDSIIESDGKKGVYVVDEVGVAKFSKIGDILLSDDKNTIVRFSYDDFEEPSKMQLYDEIILSPKDIKDGQKVR